In the Lepidochelys kempii isolate rLepKem1 chromosome 3, rLepKem1.hap2, whole genome shotgun sequence genome, one interval contains:
- the RNASEH1 gene encoding ribonuclease H1 isoform X5, with product MSPGTSGISSLTQKSDSYWNELETASPSYSTCKRPYEQSSEEEPNKKHVKYNETYSVPSVSKDKFSYMGDSVVVYTDGCCSSNGRRKARAGVGVYWGPGHPLNTSDRLSGRQTNQRAEIHAACKAIEQAKSQNIKKLVIYTDSKFTINGITSWVDNWKSNGWRTSTGKDVINKEDFERLDELSEGMEIQWMHVPGHAGFIGNEVADRLAREGAGKQNS from the exons GTACTAGTGGCATATCTAGTTTAACACAAAAGAGTGACAGCTACTGGAATGAACTGGAAACAGCAAGCCCAAGTTACAGCACATGCAAGAGACCATATGAGCAGTCTTCTGAGGAAGAACCTAACAAAAAACATGTAAAATACAATGAGACATATTCGGTACCTTCAGTGAGCAAAGATAAATTCTCATATATGG GTGACTCTGTAGTTGTTTATACAGATGGCTGCTGCTCAAGTAATGGGCGTCGTAAGGCACGTGCTGGAGTAGGAGTCTATTGGGGACCAGGCCACCCTTT AAATACTAGTGATAGGCTTTCTGGACGGCAGACCAACCAAAGAGCTGAAATACAT GCAGCCTGCAAAGCAATAGAGCAAGCAAAGAGTCAAAACATCAAGAAACTGGTTATTTACACTGATAGCAAGTTCACTATAAATG GTATAACAAGTTGGGTAGACAACTGGAAAAGTAATGGCTGGAGAACAAGCACAGGAAAAGATGTAATAAATAAAGAAGACTTTGAAAGACTTGATGAGCTTTCGGAGGGAATGGAAATTCAGTGG ATGCATGTTCCCGGTCATGCTGGCTTTATAGGAAATGAAGTGGCTGATAGACTTGCAAGAGAAGGAGCTGGAAAACAAAACTCCTAG
- the ADI1 gene encoding acireductone dioxygenase isoform X4 encodes MVEAWYMDESGEDQRAPHRQEPHRPVSLEQLRRLGVFHWKLDADNYETDPDLARIRKEKNYSWMDIITIHKDKLPNYQDKIKIFYEEHLHLDDEIRYILEGSGYFDVRDKDDKWIRIFMEKGDMITLPAGIYHRFTLDENNYVKAMRLFVGEPVWTAYNRPADHFPARGQYVKFLAQ; translated from the exons ATGGTGGAAGCGTGGTACATGGACGAGTCCGGAGAGGACCAGAGGGCCCCGCACCGGCAGGAGCCGCACCGGCCCGTCAGCCTGGAGCAGCTGCGCCGGCTCGGAGTCTTCCACTGGAAA TTGGATGCTGACAACTATGAGACTGACCCAGACCTAGCAAGGATTCGGAAAGAGAAAAACTATTCTTGGATGGATATAATAACGATACATAAAGATAAGCTGCCAAATTATCAAGACAAG ataaaaatattttatgaagaACATTTGCATTTGGATGATGAAATTCGCTACATCCTTGAAGGAAGTGGCTACTTTGATGTTCGAGACAAAGATGACAAGTGGATCCGGATTTTCATGGAAAAGGGAGACATGATAACTCTTCCTGCTGGCATATATCACCGATTTACACTGGATGAAAAT AACTACGTGAAGGCAATGAGGCTGTTTGTTGGAGAGCCAGTCTGGACAGCATACAACCGGCCAGCTGATCACTTTCCTGCTCGAGGACAGTACGTGAAGTTTTTGGCACAGTAA